Proteins encoded in a region of the Hypomesus transpacificus isolate Combined female chromosome 17, fHypTra1, whole genome shotgun sequence genome:
- the LOC124479489 gene encoding uncharacterized protein LOC124479489, which produces MSPVISLQPREEPTIPVTVQGREHAFMVDTGATYSCIGKNGFNLPLSSSSIRTVGFSGKTQVIPLTEPLTMQIEGKTIVAPLLYSAHTPINLLGRDILCILKANIVCTQRGLQIEFHEGPSANQMMPVMVGKELQNGLSPLMNVTAQDHHSRTPPLAYWLQLAPQESSLIQLWEEWEPWVQALVGKPRPQQMPLHCTLLYDEHQNYTDYADCWMELINKKQYSIISQDIFVGPEGAAAAVTLPPELREWYHVQNSAPHVPLMTTEGHRSSELGPMIKAASQVLDWRPTNNKYLHISPDARFHRISARNYNVGTAEIVVVNVKTPSHQCPLSEHEDVLGQVPPSLWSKHKTDVGFIRAADPIHIKVKKGARLPYQRQYPLRQHAIDGIRPTIRGLVDAGVLIETKSSCNTPIFPIKKPHSNDYRLVHDLRAINSIVDVPKAIVPDPHTLLSNIPPGTKWYTVIDLCSAFFSVPLHTDSQYLFAFTFEGKQMTYPRLPQGFLDSPAVFNRVLAQDLQNLHVTSTVLQYVDDILICSSSKEQCQTDWLRGDTVCTRAHHSKVQHSKPSN; this is translated from the exons ATGTCACCAGTTATCTCACTACAACCACGAGAAGAACCCACCATACCAGTTACAGTGCAAGGACGAGAACATGCCTTCATGGTAGACACCGGAGCGACGTATTCATGCATTGGAAAAAACGGCttcaatctccccctctccagttCATCCATCCGAACTGTAGGCTTTTCTGGGAAAACACAAGTAATACCACTTACGGAGCCACTCACGATGCAAATTGAAGGAAAAACTATTGTAGCGCCTCTACTGTACTCCGCACACACTCCCATCAATCTATTAGGAAGAGACATTCTCTGCATACTAAAAGCCAACATTGTGTGTACTCAACGCGGCCTGCAAATAGAGTTCCATGAAGGTCCCTCAGCAAACCAGATGATGCCAGTGATGGTTGGAAAGGAACTCCAAAATGGCTTAAGTCCATTAATGAATGTAACAGCACAAGATCATCACAGCCGGACACCACCGCTAGCGTACTGGCTACAATTGGCCCCACAAGAATCTTCACTAATCCAATTATGGGAAGAATGGGAACCGTGGGTCCAAGCATTGGTAGGGAAACCAAGACCACAACAGATGCCGCTCCACTGCACTCTTCTATATGACGAACATCAAAACTACACAGACTATGCCGACTGCTGGATGGAGCtgatcaataaaaaacaatactCCATCATCAGCCAGGATATTTTTGTAGGCCCTGAAGGAGCAGCCGCAGCCGTAACACTCCCACCAGAATTACGAGAATGGTATCATGTACAGAACTCAGCCCCGCATGTCCCATTGATGACAACCGAAGGACATCGATCTAGTGAGTTAGGACCAATGATAAAAGCAGCTTCACAAGTGTTAGACTGGAGGCCCACCAATAATAAGTACTTACACATATCTCCTGATGCCCGGTTTCATAGAATTTCAGCGAGAAATTACAACGTAGGGACAGCTGAGATAGTGGTTGTAAATGTAAAGACACCATCACATCAATGCCCATTGTCGGAACATGAAGATGTGTTAGGACAGGTGCCCCCATCCCTATGGTCAAAACATAAGACGGATGTGGGTTTTATACGGGCAGCAGACCCCATACACATAAAAGTGAAGAAGGGAGCAAGATTACCATACCAGAGGCAGTACCCACTCCGACAACACGCCATAGACGGGATTAGACCCACGATTAGGGGTTTAGTGGATGCGGGAGTCTTAATAGAGACAAAAAGTTCCTGTAATACACCCATCTTTCCAATAAAGAAGCCACATTCTAATGATTATCGGTTAGTACATGATCTGCGGGCTATTAACTCCATTGTGGACGTTCCAAAGGCAATTGTTCCCGATCCACATACACTACTTTCTAACATACCCCCAGGTACCAAATGGTACACCGTCATCGATCTGTGCTCTGCCTTTTTCTCAGTTCCCCTACACACTGATTCACAGTACCTGTTTGCTTTCACCTTTGAAGGCAAACAAATGACTTATCCTCGGTTACCCCAGGGATTCCTGGACAGCCCAGCTGTGTTTAATCGAGTGTTGGCCCAGGACCTGCAGAACCTGCACGTCACTAGTACCGTCTTGCAATATGTAGATGATATCCTTATTTGCAGTAGTTCAAAGgagcagt GCCAGACGGACTGGCTACGAGGTGATACTGTCTGCACCAGAGCTCACCATTCAAAGGTGCAGCATAGTAAACCCAGCAACTAA